In a single window of the Montipora capricornis isolate CH-2021 chromosome 11, ASM3666992v2, whole genome shotgun sequence genome:
- the LOC138023988 gene encoding uncharacterized protein → MCVVAKSRPEIDLKEAVGQYEFNLVPRSMFAAHGSMLHCPSKSVLMNILEKLNSTLPAENTVSQNSSRLQQPPVQKKVCIIDGMAEVQALDKPGTIKYCSDLADHFVVHLFNKYSEHDELRLIFDRYDVSLSLKSATRLARQGAQVSVYYKITDGTHIRKTPRKKLLAHVKTKAELTEYLASKTLEKGRQSGKCVVVAWSCRCEATHMDASHLAINHKEADTKLLLHAVDATISGATSIEKVSPDTDVFVLSLRRFPQLCQNTTFVTGRGEHLRKIALRPIVDALGPARIAARPGFHAWSRANVTGSFAGKEKLLCWKAFQDADDDSVTARTDLGSTEHPTERLIAGIENLVCLLYKSKTRITNVKGLRWLLFRKRVRHSPRDCRQPRLH, encoded by the exons ATGTGTGTGGTGGCGAAGTCGCGCCCTGAAATTGACTTGAAAGAAGCTGTCGGCCAATATGAGTTTAATCTAGTGCCAAGGTCCATGTTTGCGGCACATGGAAGTATGCTTCACTGCCCATCCAAGAGCGTCCTTATGAACATACTCGAGAAGTTGAACAGCACACTTCCCGCCGAAAATACAGTTTCACAGAATTCATCACGTCTCCAGCAACCGCCAGTTCAGAAGAAAGTGTGTATTATTGACGGAATGGCAGAGGTGCAGGCATTAGATAAGCCAGGTACGATCAAGTATTGTTCAGACTTGGCAGATCACTTTGTGGTACATCTCTTCAACAAGTACAGCGAACACGATGAATTACGACTTATATTTGACAG ATACGATGTCTCGCTGTCTCTTAAATCTGCAACTCGTCTAGCAAGGCAGGGTGCTCAAGTGTCAGTGTATTATAAGATCACCGATGGTACTCACATCCGCAAAACCCCTAGGAAGAAACTCCTTGCCCATGTAAAGACGAAAGCCGAGCTTACTGAGTATTTAGCCTCAAAGACCTTAGAGAAGGGGCGCCAGAGTGGAAAGTGCGTGGTAGTGGCTTGGAGCTGTCGCTGTGAAGCAACCCACATGGATGCGTCTCATCTAGCAATTAACCACAAGGAAGCAGATACAAAGTTATTGCTTCATGCTGTGGACGCTACGATCTCAGGGGCAACCAGCATAGAGAAAGTGTCACCCGACACTGATGTGTTTGTTCTATCACTCAGGAGATTTCCACAATTGTGTCAGAATACAACGTTTGTTACTGGAAGAGGGGAGCATTTACGAAAGATCGCATTGAGACCGATTGTGGATGCCCTGGGACCGGCAAGAATTGCAGCACGTCCTGGCTTTCACGCATGGAGTAGAGCAAATGTAACCGGAAGTTTTGCAG GAAAGGAAAAGTTGCTATGCTGGAAGGCATTCCAAGATGCTGATGACGACAGCGTCACTGCACGCACTGACCTTGGATCTACCGAGCACCCAACAGAGCGTTTAATTGCTGGGATCGAGAATCTGGTCTGTCTGCTATACAAGTCCAAAACACGTATCACAAACGTCAAGGGTTTGAGATGGCTTCTCTTTCGAAAGAGAGTCAGGCACAGTCCGAGAGACTGCCGCCAACCCAGGCTTCACTAA